GGTCGTCGCCTGCGTGGCGCATTTCGTGCTGGGGCTGAGCTGGCAGCTGTCGGTGCTGATCGGGGCCGTGACGTCGCCGACGGACGCGGCGGCCGTGTTCTCGGTGCTCAGACGGGTGCCGATCCGGCCACGGCTGCGTGGGGCGCTGGAGGCGGAGTCCGGTCTGAACGACGCTCCGACCGTGCTGCTGGTCACGCTCGTCAGCACCGGCGAGGTCGGCGAGAAGGGCCTGCTGTGGTTCAGCGGCCTGGTCGTCTACGAACTGGTCGTCGGCGCCCTGTTCGGGCTGTTTATCGGGTGGGTGAGCGTCGGACTGATCCGCCGGATGGCGCTCGGTTCCGCCGGCCTGTACCCGCTGGCGGTGCTCTCCGTGGCGTTCATCTCGTACGCCGGTGGCTCGGTGCTGCTCCACGTGTCGGGGTTCGCGGCCGTGTACGTGACGTCGCTGGTGCTGGGACGGGCGGAGTTGCCGCACCGGATAGCGACCCGGTCGTTCGTCGACGGGATCGCCTGGCTGGCGCAGATCGGGTTGTTCGTGATGCTCGGGCTGCTGGCGTCACCGGGGAACTTCGAGCTGAACGACGTCCTGGTCGCGCTGGTGATCGGGGTCGCGGTGACGGTCGTCGGGCGGTTCGCGTCGGTGGCGATCTCGGCGGCGCCGTTCCGGTTGCCGTGGCGGGAGCGGACGTTCATCTCGTGGGCGGGTCTGCGGGGCGCGGTGCCGATCGTGCTCGCGACCATCCCGCTCGCCGAGGGCGTGCCGCAGGCCGGCCGGATCTTCGACGTGGTGTTCGTGCTGGTGCTGCTGTTCACGCTGCTGCAGGGGCCGTCGCTGCCGTGGCTGGCGAAGCGGCTGGGCGTCCTCGACGAGAACGCGGCGCACGAGGTGGACATCGACGTGGCGCCGCTGGAGTCGCTCGGCGCGGACATGCTCCAGGTGCACGTCCCGAGCGAGTCCCGGCTGGCCGGGGTCGAGATCGCCGAACTCCGGCTACCGCCCGGTGTCTCGGTCGCGCTGGTGATCCGCGGCGAACAAGCCTTCGTCCCGGACCGCCGTACCGTGCTCCGGGCCGGAGACGCCCTGCTCGTGGTCGCGCCCAGCCCGGTCCGTGAACAGACCGTCCGCCGCCTCCGCGCCGTCTCCCGGGCCGGCCGCCTGGCCGGCTGGTTCGGCGAACGCGGCCGCGAACAGAACTAAGGGCTAGTTGGGGTTCTGGCCCGACGGGACCGGCTGGGGGCTGTGGATGACCGGGAGGCAGACCGTGGCGCCGGGGGCGACCGTGACCGACGGGATGCCCTTGAGCTTCACGGAGCCGAAACCGGCGCCGATGACCAGGTCGACGGTGTGGTCGGTGCGGCCGTCGGCGATCATGACCGCCTTCTGGTTCAGCTGACCCGCGACCAGGAGCATCTCGGGCGCGTCCGCGGCGGCACCGCGCAGCGCCACTACGTCGACCTTGTCGCCCTTGGGCTCGTTCGCGACCTTGTCGATGTTGAAGGCGCGCTGCTTCAGCGCGTCGGCCACTCGGCTGGCCGAGCCCGCGCGGGCGCCGCCGTTGTAGACGTTCAGCACGACCTGCTTCGGCACCAGGCGGTTGTTCGTCAGCTTCTGTTCGGTGCAGGTCGGCTCGGCGCTGCTGTTCACCAGCGAGTTCCAGCCCCACCAGCCCCCACCGGCGAGGATCCCCAGCAGGATCACCATCGTGATCGGCGTACGCCACCGGATCCGCGAGTGCGGTCTCGGTTGCGGATGAATCGCCGTCATTTGCTCCACCCCCCCGTGAGCGGCAGCCATTGGTCAGTCGACTACCAGGACCCGTGCATGCAGGACCGAACGCTGCTGCAACGCGGCACGCAGCGCGCGGTGCAGGCCGTCCTCGAGGTACATGTCGCCCTTCCACTCCACCACGTGCGCGAACAGATCGCCGTAGAAAGTCGAGTCCTCGTCGAGCAGCGCGTTCAGATCCAAAGTGCCCTTCGTCGTGACGAGTTCGTCCAGCCGCACCTGCCTGGGCGGCAGCGAAGACCAGTCCTTCGGTCGCAGCCCATGGTCCGGGTACGGCTTGTCGTCCCCGACACGCTTGAAGATCACCCCCCGAAGTCTAGCGGTGTCAAAGGTCCCACGAGGAGGTCATGAATGTCACCGGAATAGTCCGGTGCACCGATGCAACCTTTCGGAGCCATTGGGCGTCCCACGGAACAGGAGCAGTGAGCGCGGTTCCGCGCCCACGACCATGGGGGTGAACGGTATGCGAATTCTTCCGAAACTCGGCCTCGCGACCGCGGCGATCACGCTGGTCGCGCTCGGTACGACGGTGCCCGCCGAGGCGATCACGGTGTCCCAGGTGAAGGCGGCCCAGACCCGCCTGAACAAGCTCGGCTGTACCTCGGGCCCGTCCGACGGCAAGATCGGCGCGATGACCCAGGCGGCCACGGT
This Kribbella sp. NBC_00482 DNA region includes the following protein-coding sequences:
- a CDS encoding potassium/proton antiporter, producing the protein MDVAELDAILLAGAAILLVAVVAVRFSARIGLPSLLIYLGMGLLLGESGPGHIHFEDAQLAHALGFAALVVILTEGGLTTRWNEVRPVMPLGLVLATVGVAVSVGVVACVAHFVLGLSWQLSVLIGAVTSPTDAAAVFSVLRRVPIRPRLRGALEAESGLNDAPTVLLVTLVSTGEVGEKGLLWFSGLVVYELVVGALFGLFIGWVSVGLIRRMALGSAGLYPLAVLSVAFISYAGGSVLLHVSGFAAVYVTSLVLGRAELPHRIATRSFVDGIAWLAQIGLFVMLGLLASPGNFELNDVLVALVIGVAVTVVGRFASVAISAAPFRLPWRERTFISWAGLRGAVPIVLATIPLAEGVPQAGRIFDVVFVLVLLFTLLQGPSLPWLAKRLGVLDENAAHEVDIDVAPLESLGADMLQVHVPSESRLAGVEIAELRLPPGVSVALVIRGEQAFVPDRRTVLRAGDALLVVAPSPVREQTVRRLRAVSRAGRLAGWFGERGREQN
- a CDS encoding LytR C-terminal domain-containing protein; protein product: MTAIHPQPRPHSRIRWRTPITMVILLGILAGGGWWGWNSLVNSSAEPTCTEQKLTNNRLVPKQVVLNVYNGGARAGSASRVADALKQRAFNIDKVANEPKGDKVDVVALRGAAADAPEMLLVAGQLNQKAVMIADGRTDHTVDLVIGAGFGSVKLKGIPSVTVAPGATVCLPVIHSPQPVPSGQNPN
- a CDS encoding type II toxin-antitoxin system VapB family antitoxin, with the translated sequence MIFKRVGDDKPYPDHGLRPKDWSSLPPRQVRLDELVTTKGTLDLNALLDEDSTFYGDLFAHVVEWKGDMYLEDGLHRALRAALQQRSVLHARVLVVD